Sequence from the Symbiopectobacterium purcellii genome:
CCACCGGGCGATGCGCCGTTTAACAGTGTGTGGAGCACCGGCCTGACTTACGATCACAACAATCTGGCGGGGTTCAAGCTCTCGACGCTGTTATTCAGCCAGGAATATGAAGCGCTGTTCGGTGCCACCAATTCGCAATCATTTCAGGACACGACCCTCGCGCCCAACAAAACGCTGTACGATCAATCCCGTGCGGTATCCTCCAAACTGGGGGCAAAACTCGCGCTCACCCGTGACGACCTTCTGGAAGATACGTTGAAAGTGACGGCGGGTTTTGATGTGTTGCTTGATAAGAACAAACAAGATCTCTATCTGACCAAACGCACCTATGTGCCGGAAATCGAATACACCAACTACTCGCCTTTTTTACAAACCGAGTACGCGTTGCTGGATAACGTGACGCTGCATGCGGGCGTGCGCCACGAAATTGCCAGACTGAAAGTCGATGACTATCGCACGCAATCGGCGGATGCAAACGGTGTCTATGACGGCGTGGCGGGGAAAGGGGGGACCCCAAAATTCAACCAGACGTTATATAACGCTGGCATTGTCTATTCGCCGTGGGAACCGCTGAGTCTGTTCGCTAACTACTCGGAAGGGTTTGGCATGCCGGATGTCGGACGTGCGCTGCGCGATATTGACACCGAGGGGGTCGATCTGAGCCGGGTGAATAACGTCAAACCGGTGGTGACCAAAAATATTGAGACGGGTTTCCGGGTGCAGCAGGGCGCTGTTGATTTTGAAGCCAGCTATTTCCGTTCCAGTGCGAAACTGGGGGATTCCGTGACGCTTAACAGCGATGACGATTTCGTTTCAAAGCGTGAAAAAACCCGCGTGCAAGGGGTTGAGGTCCGAAGCGGTTATCAGATTAACGAGCAGCATAAAGTCAATCTGTCCTATGCCCATACCGAAGGTAAACGCGACAGCAATGGTGATGGCACACTGGATAAAAAGATGACCGGCCTTAATATCGCGCCGGATCGGGTGATTGCCAGTTGGTCGGCAAGCTGGACGGAGAAGGTGAACACCTTTGTCCAAGGCAACTATGCCTTCAGCCGCAGTTTTGATGATACCGGGCTGGGGTTTGATGGTTATCTGCTGGTGGATGCTGCCGTCGGCTACAAACTGCCTTATGGCCGTGTGAATCTGGCGGTGGCTAACCTGCTGGATAAACAGTACATCACCTACTATTCGCAGTCCGTGGGACTGGGTACTGCGGCCAATACCCGCTATTTCTCCGGGCGTGGACGTACCGTGACATTGGGTTACTCGATTGATTTCTAAGTGTCACTTATCCCGTCTCGTAGCCCGTCGCTGCGAGATGGGAAGATACCTGATGTTATGGGGGGGGGCTGTTGTTCCTGTCGTTACAGGGGACAACCGGCTGGGCGCGTCAGGTGTCACACGCGCTTGGTGTAACCGTGATCAACGGCCAGCCTAAACGGGTGGTGACCCTGTTTCAGGGGGCAACTGATACGGCTGTCGCGTTGGGGATAACACCGGTAGGCGTCGTGGATTCCTGGATTGAAAAACCGACGTATCGCT
This genomic interval carries:
- a CDS encoding TonB-dependent receptor; this translates as MRMLLAAAPWVWGVSQCAYAEGTNRTAGNDEMVVSASRSNVEQPKAPQMVTIINRQQIEQQLRVTSDSSQVLSNLLPAFSPSRQKMSGSGETFRGRSALILVDGIPQSNPLRPTGREMHTIDFSMIERIEVIHGANATNGLGATGGVINLITRRPENGAFNQHVSVQTTLPTEKIRGETASYKTTYRVDGRVDKLDYLVSLGYENQGLYLDGNGRAIGVDNTQGDTMDSRAYDVLAKVGYWLNDDQRVQLSVNRYHIRGENDYLSVDGVRAQGIPTTSARGTPPGDAPFNSVWSTGLTYDHNNLAGFKLSTLLFSQEYEALFGATNSQSFQDTTLAPNKTLYDQSRAVSSKLGAKLALTRDDLLEDTLKVTAGFDVLLDKNKQDLYLTKRTYVPEIEYTNYSPFLQTEYALLDNVTLHAGVRHEIARLKVDDYRTQSADANGVYDGVAGKGGTPKFNQTLYNAGIVYSPWEPLSLFANYSEGFGMPDVGRALRDIDTEGVDLSRVNNVKPVVTKNIETGFRVQQGAVDFEASYFRSSAKLGDSVTLNSDDDFVSKREKTRVQGVEVRSGYQINEQHKVNLSYAHTEGKRDSNGDGTLDKKMTGLNIAPDRVIASWSASWTEKVNTFVQGNYAFSRSFDDTGLGFDGYLLVDAAVGYKLPYGRVNLAVANLLDKQYITYYSQSVGLGTAANTRYFSGRGRTVTLGYSIDF